The following coding sequences are from one Amyelois transitella isolate CPQ chromosome 23, ilAmyTran1.1, whole genome shotgun sequence window:
- the LOC106140338 gene encoding uncharacterized protein LOC106140338 isoform X1, with translation MEKPNKETLKLEIVKILKNADFSKTSTKKVIQKLEEVFQCDLTDRRKMIDAIVIEYVNDHFPEGEEENEQDDEEDDDDDDEEEEEEKPKRAPTKRAAPASKRPAKKQKQSSDEEDEEASGSESDYEKEKPKKKKGKKKDSDGDFDSDWAKKEKKKAPKGKKAGAGRGKGGGYTRAYTLSPALAELVGAERMPRHEVVKRVWAIIKEKKLYDPNNRQFAICDDALYKVIGTKRFRTFGMMKYLKTHFLDD, from the exons ATGGAGAAGCCTAATAAAGAAACACTAAAGTTGGAGATCGTAA AGATCTTGAAAAATGCTGACTTCTCGAAGACATCCACCAAGAAGGTCATACAGAAGTTGGAGGAGGTGTTTCAATGTGACCTGACAGACAGGAGGAAGATGATTGACGCAATAGTCATAGAGTATGTGAATGACCACTTCCCTGAAGGGGAGGAGGAGAACGAGCAAGATGATGAAGAG gacgatgatgatgatgatgaagaagaagaagaagaaaaaccGAAGCGTGCACCGACCAAACGCGCCGCCCCCGCCTCCAAGCGGCCCGCTAAGAAACAGAAGCAATCTTCTGACGAAGAAGATGAAGAGGCCAGTGGGAGTGAGAGTGACTATGAGAAG GAGAAACccaaaaagaagaaaggaAAGAAGAAGGACTCAGATGGTGACTTCGATAGCGATTGGGCCAAGAAGGAGAAGAAGAAGGCTCCCAAGGGGAAAAAG GCGGGCGCTGGGCGCGGCAAGGGCGGCGGCTACACGCGCGCGTACACGCTGTCGCCCGCGCTGGCCGAGCTGGTGGGCGCCGAGCGCATGCCGCGCCACGAGGTGGTCAAGCGCGTGTGGGCCATCATCAAGGAGAAGAAGCTGTACGACCCCAACAACAG GCAATTCGCGATATGCGACGATGCTCTTTACAAGGTGATCGGTACAAAACGTTTCCGCACATTTGGTATGATGAAATACCTTAAAACTCATTTCCTCGACGACTAA
- the LOC106140338 gene encoding uncharacterized protein LOC106140338 isoform X2 codes for MIDAIVIEYVNDHFPEGEEENEQDDEEDDDDDDEEEEEEKPKRAPTKRAAPASKRPAKKQKQSSDEEDEEASGSESDYEKEKPKKKKGKKKDSDGDFDSDWAKKEKKKAPKGKKAGAGRGKGGGYTRAYTLSPALAELVGAERMPRHEVVKRVWAIIKEKKLYDPNNRQFAICDDALYKVIGTKRFRTFGMMKYLKTHFLDD; via the exons ATGATTGACGCAATAGTCATAGAGTATGTGAATGACCACTTCCCTGAAGGGGAGGAGGAGAACGAGCAAGATGATGAAGAG gacgatgatgatgatgatgaagaagaagaagaagaaaaaccGAAGCGTGCACCGACCAAACGCGCCGCCCCCGCCTCCAAGCGGCCCGCTAAGAAACAGAAGCAATCTTCTGACGAAGAAGATGAAGAGGCCAGTGGGAGTGAGAGTGACTATGAGAAG GAGAAACccaaaaagaagaaaggaAAGAAGAAGGACTCAGATGGTGACTTCGATAGCGATTGGGCCAAGAAGGAGAAGAAGAAGGCTCCCAAGGGGAAAAAG GCGGGCGCTGGGCGCGGCAAGGGCGGCGGCTACACGCGCGCGTACACGCTGTCGCCCGCGCTGGCCGAGCTGGTGGGCGCCGAGCGCATGCCGCGCCACGAGGTGGTCAAGCGCGTGTGGGCCATCATCAAGGAGAAGAAGCTGTACGACCCCAACAACAG GCAATTCGCGATATGCGACGATGCTCTTTACAAGGTGATCGGTACAAAACGTTTCCGCACATTTGGTATGATGAAATACCTTAAAACTCATTTCCTCGACGACTAA